The DNA segment TCATCTTTGAACTCACGGTAAATAGTAACATCATTTTCGATAAATTTACGTACAATAGTAGCATTCCCGCTCATGTTTATTCCCCAATTCACTCCTCCGTAAACGTATGGAGCAAAATCACCGTCTGTCAGAGAATAACGTATGGTTAATGGTATGTCAGCATAAAACAAATCCATATCAACATGATCAACAGTCGTGTTAGGATTGTATGATACAAATAGTGGATTTGTTGGTGAATAAATATAATTCGGGATAAATTCTCTAGCCCCGTATTGGGCATAATTTCCCTCCACCTGAATGCATAACCGGTTAGTTAGTTCAAAACCTGCTACGATGCCATATGAAACATTGTCAAAAGTCATCTTTGCAAAGTCCTTCTCTGAATTAACGGTCGACTCAAAATTAGAAATACCATAACCTGCCTTAGCTCCGATATAGAATTTACCGAATAACGATCCGGATCCTTCATCCTGGGCATTTAAGTTACTGAGGAATACTACCATTAATAATAATAGTAATATCTTTTTCATAATCTGTAAGATTAGTTAAAAGAACAGGCAGACTCTGCTGCCTGCTCTTTATTAAACTATATTAAAAAATACCCTGTTCTGTAACCGTATGCTTACCAGTACCGAAGTAGAAGTCAAGCACATAGCTCTTTCCAGCCGTAGCATAGATATTACTGCTTGGAGTCGTTGTGTAGTTCATAAGCAAAGGTTTATTCCTGCCTATGTAACCGCTTCCTTCATTGGTCATGATGACATTTGTTACTCTTCCGTTGGTCAGAGTTGCAACACCGGCAGCTCCTGCTCCTTTACCCGTAACAGACGGTAGGAAGGTAACTGTTGGTGCAGTTTCGTAACCATAACCCTGTGTGAACTGATATCCTGGCCATCCGCCTGAAGGATTTGAGAAGTCTACACCGGTAATTCTGCCATCAGTACTTACTATAGCTCTACCATATGCTCTCATTACTGAGGAGACAACAACAATTCTGATATTCGGAGAAACATAATATCCCGAACCGGCATTTGTTATTGTTATAGCACTGATTCTTCCGTCAGTAACAACTGCTGTTGCTGTTGCACCTGTACCGAATCCGTTGGCATCACCCTGTGTGTCATTGAATATTTCAACCTCCGGAACAACGGCATAACCTGCACCAGGGGCAGTTACATTTATAAATGCAATCTGTCCTGAAGATGGATTAGGATTAGCTGCTGCT comes from the Bacteroidales bacterium genome and includes:
- a CDS encoding PorT family protein is translated as MKKILLLLLMVVFLSNLNAQDEGSGSLFGKFYIGAKAGYGISNFESTVNSEKDFAKMTFDNVSYGIVAGFELTNRLCIQVEGNYAQYGAREFIPNYIYSPTNPLFVSYNPNTTVDHVDMDLFYADIPLTIRYSLTDGDFAPYVYGGVNWGINMSGNATIVRKFIENDVTIYREFKDDITGQIKYNDFSPVVGGGVKLNMGSLSLLGDVRYKHGLKNISNVNNSLGFKNSALYVSAGLVFNL